The following proteins are co-located in the Sphingomonas donggukensis genome:
- a CDS encoding RNA polymerase sigma factor, whose protein sequence is MKSDYGALSDGELAALAAVGGEAAFREIVRRHSSQVYRLIVGNVSDPDEALDLVQETFISAHGALRRFDPSRPMAAWLSVIALNKCRDWARRRTVRRFFAFARPIDEVAGELASDAPGIDVAAADRQELERLRQAITELPTALREPLVLHSVEGMSQADTASVLAITEKAVETRLRRARIRLAEILARHPPAGH, encoded by the coding sequence GTGAAGTCCGACTATGGCGCGCTCTCGGACGGGGAGCTCGCGGCCCTCGCGGCGGTTGGCGGGGAAGCGGCCTTCCGCGAGATCGTCCGCCGCCACAGCAGCCAGGTCTACCGCCTGATCGTCGGCAACGTATCGGACCCCGACGAGGCGCTGGACCTGGTGCAGGAGACCTTCATCTCCGCCCACGGCGCGCTGCGCCGCTTCGACCCGTCGCGCCCGATGGCTGCATGGCTGTCGGTGATCGCGCTGAACAAGTGCCGGGACTGGGCGCGGCGCCGGACCGTGCGAAGGTTCTTCGCATTCGCACGGCCGATCGACGAGGTCGCCGGCGAACTCGCGTCCGACGCACCCGGCATCGACGTGGCGGCTGCCGACCGGCAGGAGCTCGAACGGCTTCGGCAGGCGATCACCGAGCTGCCGACCGCCCTGCGCGAACCGCTCGTCCTGCATTCGGTCGAGGGCATGAGCCAGGCCGACACGGCGTCGGTGCTGGCGATTACGGAGAAGGCCGTGGAGACACGCCTAAGGCGCGCCCGCATCCGGCTTGCAGAGATTCTCGCGCGCCATCCGCCTGCCGGACATTGA
- a CDS encoding copper resistance system multicopper oxidase: MNQTIDRRALIKGAGFGGAGLALGAYLPAWAQTVSPGLTSPLPVVSGNDITLRIARQTMTIDGRTSKAIGINGTVPAPLIRLREGQTVRLNVVNDLDEDSSIHWHGLLVPPQHDGVPGVSFPGIRPRSSYLYEFPIRQNGTYWYHSHSGLQEQLGHYGPIVIDPAGEDPVKSDREHVVVLSDHSQLSPESIFRRMKVDPGHFNFQRQTLAGLLAGRDQPLKERVDWGRMRMDPTDISDATGPAYTYLVNGHGPFDNWTALFTPGQRVRLRVINASAMTTFNVRIPGLRLTVVQADGQNVMPVEVDEFQIGVAETYDVIVTPTEDRAFTLVGESIDRSGMARATLAPRPGMAAEVPPLRKRPLATMKDMGMGDMSMGHGEMPGMDMSSGSMGGMDMSGGAMRGVDPTAEKNPSAKLATRALAAGAAAMSGMDHGAMPMDHSTMAGMDHGAAAASSGGMAGMDHGAMPAQSGGMAGRDHGSMDMGAMKMRDFANAPQVKRTPGVQTISPMPMDRTGEPGQGLEDVGHKVLTYRDLMSLERNPDVRAPSRSIDIHLTGNMERFMWSFDGEKMSDVHMPIPFVEGERVRVNLINDSMMGHPIHIHGHFFELVTGHGDHGPRKHTVIVQPGGKVTWDFTADAVGDWAFHCHLLYHMHAGMMRIVSVRPKGEAA; this comes from the coding sequence ATGAACCAGACGATCGATCGACGCGCGCTCATCAAGGGCGCAGGCTTCGGCGGCGCGGGCCTCGCGCTCGGAGCCTACCTGCCGGCATGGGCGCAGACCGTGTCGCCCGGGCTGACGTCGCCGTTGCCGGTGGTGTCGGGCAACGACATCACCCTCAGGATCGCGCGGCAGACGATGACCATCGACGGCCGCACGTCGAAGGCGATCGGCATCAACGGGACCGTGCCCGCGCCGCTGATCCGGCTGCGCGAGGGGCAGACCGTCCGCCTGAACGTCGTCAACGACCTCGACGAGGACAGCTCGATCCACTGGCACGGGCTGCTGGTCCCGCCGCAGCACGACGGCGTGCCGGGGGTCTCCTTTCCCGGCATCCGGCCGCGGTCGAGCTATCTCTACGAGTTCCCGATTCGGCAGAACGGCACCTACTGGTATCACAGCCATTCGGGCCTGCAGGAACAGCTCGGTCACTATGGGCCGATCGTGATCGACCCGGCGGGTGAGGATCCGGTGAAGTCCGACCGCGAGCACGTCGTCGTGCTGTCCGACCACAGCCAACTCTCGCCCGAATCCATCTTCCGGCGGATGAAGGTCGATCCGGGCCATTTCAACTTCCAGCGGCAGACGCTCGCCGGCCTGCTGGCGGGCCGCGACCAGCCGCTCAAGGAACGCGTCGACTGGGGCAGGATGCGGATGGATCCGACCGACATCTCCGACGCGACCGGCCCTGCCTACACCTACCTCGTCAACGGACACGGCCCCTTCGACAACTGGACGGCGCTGTTCACACCGGGCCAGCGCGTGCGCCTGCGCGTCATCAACGCCTCGGCGATGACGACCTTCAACGTCCGCATCCCGGGGCTGCGGCTGACCGTCGTCCAGGCCGACGGGCAGAACGTGATGCCGGTCGAGGTCGACGAGTTCCAGATCGGTGTGGCCGAGACCTATGACGTCATCGTCACGCCGACAGAGGACAGGGCGTTCACGCTGGTCGGCGAGTCGATCGACCGCTCGGGCATGGCGCGCGCCACATTGGCGCCACGCCCCGGGATGGCGGCCGAGGTGCCACCGCTGCGCAAGCGGCCGCTCGCGACCATGAAGGACATGGGCATGGGCGACATGTCGATGGGGCACGGCGAGATGCCGGGCATGGACATGTCGAGCGGCAGCATGGGCGGGATGGATATGTCCGGCGGTGCGATGCGCGGCGTCGATCCGACGGCGGAAAAGAATCCGTCGGCGAAGCTGGCGACCCGCGCACTGGCGGCAGGCGCCGCGGCGATGAGCGGGATGGATCATGGCGCGATGCCGATGGACCACTCGACCATGGCCGGAATGGATCATGGTGCCGCGGCTGCATCCTCGGGTGGTATGGCCGGAATGGATCACGGCGCGATGCCGGCGCAGTCGGGCGGCATGGCCGGCAGGGACCATGGATCGATGGACATGGGCGCGATGAAGATGCGCGACTTTGCCAATGCGCCGCAGGTGAAGCGGACGCCCGGCGTCCAGACCATCTCGCCGATGCCGATGGATCGCACCGGCGAGCCCGGCCAGGGGCTCGAGGACGTGGGCCACAAGGTGCTGACCTACCGCGACCTGATGTCGCTCGAGCGCAATCCGGACGTTCGCGCGCCGTCGCGCAGCATCGACATCCACCTGACCGGCAACATGGAGCGCTTCATGTGGTCGTTCGACGGGGAGAAGATGTCCGACGTGCACATGCCGATCCCGTTCGTCGAGGGCGAGCGCGTGCGCGTGAACCTGATCAACGACAGCATGATGGGCCACCCGATCCACATCCACGGCCACTTCTTCGAGCTGGTAACCGGGCATGGCGACCATGGCCCCCGCAAGCACACCGTGATCGTCCAGCCGGGCGGGAAGGTGACGTGGGACTTCACCGCCGACGCGGTCGGCGACTGGGCGTTCCACTGCCACCTGCTCTACCACATGCACGCCGGGATGATGCGCATCGTCAGCGTCCGGCCAAAGGGAGAGGCGGCATGA
- a CDS encoding copper resistance protein B, translated as MPGMDHSAHGAAPTTAPPAGQAMDHSSHGQPAPAAPAGQMDHGAMPGMKTDGGQMQGMDHGAMPGMQMQPIGTALPAGNAPAPQPPMDHYADRQFPAGEMERSRDVMMHESGGQSFYQVMFNLAEYQARKGRDGYRWDGEAWFGGDINRLTLKSEGEGAFREGVESAEIQALYSRAIGPYFNLQAGVRHDFEPGRPTTYATVGFEGLAPYWFEVEGAAFLSDKGDLLGRLEGYYDQRLTQRFVLQPRVEFNLAAQDVPETRTGAGLSSAELGLRLRYDISRKFAPYVGVSYEAKTGRTARYARADGEDPTVTSLVAGIRLWF; from the coding sequence ATGCCGGGCATGGACCATTCCGCTCACGGCGCGGCACCGACCACCGCGCCGCCTGCGGGACAGGCAATGGATCATTCGTCACACGGGCAGCCTGCGCCAGCCGCACCCGCCGGACAGATGGACCATGGCGCGATGCCGGGCATGAAGACTGACGGCGGACAAATGCAGGGCATGGACCACGGGGCGATGCCGGGCATGCAGATGCAGCCGATCGGCACCGCGCTGCCAGCCGGCAACGCGCCCGCGCCACAGCCGCCGATGGATCACTACGCCGACCGGCAGTTTCCGGCCGGTGAGATGGAACGGTCGCGCGACGTGATGATGCACGAGAGCGGCGGCCAATCGTTCTATCAGGTCATGTTCAACCTGGCGGAATACCAGGCGCGCAAGGGCCGCGACGGCTATCGCTGGGACGGCGAGGCGTGGTTTGGCGGCGACATCAACCGGCTGACGCTCAAGTCGGAAGGAGAGGGCGCGTTCCGAGAGGGGGTCGAGAGCGCCGAGATCCAGGCGCTCTACAGCCGCGCGATCGGGCCATACTTCAATCTGCAGGCCGGCGTCCGCCACGACTTCGAGCCGGGTCGACCGACGACATACGCGACGGTCGGGTTCGAAGGGCTGGCGCCATACTGGTTCGAGGTCGAGGGCGCGGCGTTCCTGTCGGACAAGGGCGACCTGCTTGGACGGCTGGAGGGCTACTACGACCAGCGCCTCACGCAGCGGTTCGTCCTCCAGCCGCGCGTCGAGTTCAACCTCGCCGCGCAGGACGTGCCGGAGACCCGGACCGGCGCGGGACTGTCGAGCGCGGAATTGGGCCTCCGGCTGCGCTACGACATCAGCCGCAAGTTCGCGCCTTACGTCGGCGTGTCCTACGAAGCGAAGACGGGTCGGACAGCGCGCTACGCCCGGGCCGACGGCGAGGATCCCACCGTGACCAGCCTGGTCGCAGGTATCCGGCTGTGGTTCTGA
- a CDS encoding YybH family protein, translating to MRNSMMTFAAIAVVLPASSTAQPAGRAADTRAVVTVLAQYKAAIERLDPNGTERLFTQDSQIFETGGAEGTYTNYLAHHLGPELKAFRSFVFSDYKIDVRFVGAVALATETYRYRIVPNTGEAADRLGVATSVLRKVGGDWRIVSMHNSARRPPSQ from the coding sequence ATGCGCAATTCGATGATGACATTCGCCGCTATCGCCGTCGTGCTGCCGGCTTCCTCGACGGCGCAACCGGCGGGCCGCGCTGCCGACACGCGTGCGGTCGTCACCGTGCTCGCGCAGTATAAGGCGGCCATCGAACGGCTCGATCCGAATGGCACCGAGCGGCTGTTTACGCAGGACTCGCAGATCTTCGAGACGGGCGGCGCGGAGGGGACCTATACGAACTACCTCGCGCATCATCTCGGCCCCGAACTGAAGGCTTTCCGATCGTTCGTCTTCTCCGATTACAAGATCGACGTTCGCTTCGTCGGTGCGGTCGCGCTCGCGACTGAAACATACCGCTACCGCATCGTGCCCAACACGGGCGAGGCAGCCGACCGTCTCGGCGTCGCCACGAGCGTGCTGCGCAAGGTCGGCGGCGACTGGCGGATCGTGTCGATGCACAACAGTGCGAGGCGTCCGCCATCGCAATGA
- a CDS encoding DUF305 domain-containing protein: MEAKEMKNAYVSLAVQTAISGVIMYLVMFVMIDGLSSFYNNLNMVYMTLMMVAPMVILMILAMGHMFPNKTVNAAVLAISVAAFLGSFALIRTQTTIGDTAFLRSMIPHHSGAILMCREASLKDPEVQALCGAIIKSQREEIDQMEVILQRR, from the coding sequence ATGGAAGCCAAGGAAATGAAGAACGCCTACGTCAGCCTCGCCGTCCAGACCGCGATCAGCGGCGTCATCATGTATCTGGTGATGTTCGTCATGATCGACGGGCTCAGCAGCTTCTACAACAACCTCAACATGGTCTACATGACGCTCATGATGGTCGCCCCGATGGTGATCCTCATGATCCTGGCCATGGGCCATATGTTTCCCAACAAGACGGTGAACGCCGCCGTCCTCGCCATCTCCGTCGCCGCTTTCCTCGGCTCGTTCGCGCTGATCCGCACCCAGACCACGATTGGCGACACCGCGTTCCTGCGATCGATGATTCCGCATCACTCGGGGGCAATCCTGATGTGCCGCGAAGCCTCGCTGAAGGATCCGGAGGTGCAGGCGCTCTGCGGTGCCATCATCAAGTCGCAGCGCGAGGAGATCGACCAGATGGAGGTGATCCTCCAGCGGAGGTGA
- a CDS encoding DUF305 domain-containing protein has protein sequence MMKMTTVLALAAAIVATPVAAQMQGMDHSKMDMGQMMKPTPANPYPPAEMDMHHKMMGATGVDATETWVRKMIEHHRGAVAMSRIVLSETKDPKVRMMATKSIAEQTREIGELTAWLRTNGKRAQ, from the coding sequence ATGATGAAGATGACCACCGTGTTGGCGCTTGCAGCCGCCATCGTCGCGACACCCGTCGCCGCGCAGATGCAGGGCATGGACCATTCGAAGATGGACATGGGCCAGATGATGAAGCCGACACCCGCCAACCCGTACCCGCCCGCCGAGATGGACATGCATCACAAGATGATGGGCGCGACCGGCGTGGACGCTACCGAAACGTGGGTGCGCAAAATGATCGAGCACCATCGCGGCGCCGTCGCGATGTCGCGCATCGTCCTCAGCGAAACCAAGGACCCAAAGGTGCGAATGATGGCGACCAAGTCCATCGCCGAGCAGACCCGCGAGATCGGCGAGCTCACCGCTTGGC